A part of Pyramidobacter porci genomic DNA contains:
- the mgtE gene encoding magnesium transporter, translating to MERNKLFEQIENCIDQKRFREAKELLSDMEPIDIAEGLERDLPPARLVFYFRLLPKDLAVEVFELLDIEEQERFLQHATDDEVKEMIEEMSDDDRTELFDELPATTVKRLLQKLSSEERKLANTLLGYPQDSAGRIMTPEYIDLKAHMTAEAALVRIRQKARSKETIYTCCVTDEGRHLLGMVELEDLILADPQTEVLDIMDGGPVSVPTTADQEEAAQLISRYDLHTLPVVDKENRLVGIITFDDILDIVEEEATEDFERMAGIEPVEEDYLDAGLLTVARKRFIWLIICIVAEALTSTVLKHYSPIVQRVVSLTFFVPLLIGTGGNAGTQAATLMIRGMTVGEVQWHDLGRIILRETMTGLLLGSALGLLGMARAWMIGTGTAVAWTVAAAVTLIVLLGNLAGTLLPLLARAVRLDPAIMSGPLITTVVDVCGLIVYFEIAGAFIGLS from the coding sequence TTGGAACGCAACAAACTTTTCGAGCAGATCGAGAACTGCATCGACCAGAAGCGCTTCCGCGAAGCGAAAGAGCTTCTCTCCGACATGGAACCGATCGACATCGCCGAAGGGCTGGAGCGCGACCTGCCGCCGGCCCGCCTGGTGTTTTATTTCCGCCTGCTGCCCAAGGATCTGGCCGTCGAAGTGTTCGAGCTGCTGGACATCGAGGAGCAGGAACGCTTTTTGCAGCATGCCACGGACGACGAAGTCAAGGAAATGATCGAAGAGATGTCCGACGACGACCGCACGGAACTGTTCGACGAGCTGCCGGCGACTACGGTCAAGCGCCTGCTGCAGAAGCTGTCGTCCGAGGAACGCAAGCTGGCCAACACGCTGCTGGGCTATCCGCAGGACAGCGCCGGCCGCATCATGACGCCCGAGTACATCGACCTCAAGGCGCACATGACGGCAGAAGCGGCGCTGGTGCGCATTCGTCAGAAAGCGCGCAGCAAGGAGACCATCTATACCTGCTGCGTCACCGACGAGGGACGCCACCTGCTCGGCATGGTCGAGCTGGAAGACCTGATCCTCGCCGACCCGCAGACGGAAGTGCTCGACATCATGGACGGCGGCCCCGTCTCCGTGCCGACCACCGCCGACCAAGAAGAGGCCGCGCAGCTCATCTCCCGTTACGACCTGCACACGCTGCCGGTGGTGGACAAGGAAAACCGCCTGGTCGGGATCATCACCTTCGACGACATTCTCGACATCGTCGAAGAGGAAGCCACGGAAGACTTCGAGCGCATGGCGGGCATCGAGCCGGTCGAGGAGGATTACCTCGACGCCGGTCTGCTCACCGTCGCGCGCAAACGCTTCATCTGGCTGATCATCTGTATCGTCGCCGAAGCGCTGACGTCGACGGTGCTCAAACATTATTCGCCGATCGTGCAGCGTGTGGTGTCGCTGACGTTTTTCGTGCCGCTGCTGATCGGTACCGGCGGCAACGCCGGCACGCAGGCGGCGACGCTGATGATCCGCGGCATGACCGTGGGCGAGGTGCAGTGGCACGACCTGGGGCGAATCATCCTGCGCGAGACGATGACCGGGCTTCTGCTCGGAAGCGCGCTGGGCCTGCTGGGCATGGCGCGCGCCTGGATGATCGGCACGGGAACGGCCGTGGCCTGGACGGTGGCGGCGGCGGTGACGCTGATCGTGCTGCTGGGCAACCTGGCGGGGACGCTGCTGCCGCTGCTGGCCCGCGCCGTGCGGCTGGATCCGGCGATCATGTCCGGACCGCTGATCACGACGGTCGTCGACGTCTGCGGGCTGATCGTCTATTTCGAGATCGCCGGTGCCTTTATCGGCCTGAGTTGA
- a CDS encoding MFS transporter, with the protein MNRNAEPEEKNSSYRYVIAAVSFMFMFVAMGLGNAPNGQYLAPVTREFGLSRADFSLTFSMRYLFTTIFNLLWVKIFTKIGIRWTIGVGFLVLAAAFFIFSSSSTLPGFYAGGILQGTALALCTSASCSYLVDNWFTERKGTVLGIVFAASGIGGALGNVLVARWIAQNGWRFSYRLTSFLILGIGLGLTLFVRVRRRPENAASGKERAETSGNGPSLAELRRTSRFYALFAIVFVLGWLCNPVYTIAPAHLVDRGFDPVFAGQMTGLMFIVLGAAKILWGALYDRFGLRPVFLTSCACGVAALLMLSRASGELSAVAFAVLLGFAMPVETIIVPLLVMNLLGTRAYTAMIGVFFALMSAGIAVGNPLINFGYGLAGSYSPVLVLYAGLFALCAALYLWCEREAKRFGKRAR; encoded by the coding sequence ATGAATCGAAACGCGGAGCCGGAGGAAAAAAATTCGTCATATCGCTACGTCATTGCGGCGGTGAGCTTCATGTTCATGTTTGTGGCCATGGGGCTGGGCAACGCGCCCAACGGGCAGTATCTTGCCCCGGTGACGCGGGAGTTCGGTCTGAGCCGGGCCGATTTTTCCCTGACCTTCAGCATGAGGTATCTGTTCACGACGATTTTCAATCTGCTGTGGGTGAAAATTTTTACGAAAATCGGCATCCGCTGGACGATCGGCGTCGGCTTTCTGGTCCTCGCAGCGGCGTTTTTCATCTTTTCGTCTTCCAGCACGCTGCCCGGTTTTTACGCCGGCGGCATCCTGCAGGGCACCGCGCTGGCTTTGTGCACCAGCGCGTCCTGCTCTTATCTGGTGGACAACTGGTTCACGGAGCGCAAAGGCACCGTGCTGGGCATTGTCTTTGCCGCCAGCGGCATCGGCGGCGCCCTCGGCAACGTGCTCGTGGCGCGCTGGATCGCGCAGAACGGCTGGCGTTTCTCCTACCGTTTGACTTCGTTCCTGATCCTGGGCATCGGCCTCGGTCTGACGTTGTTCGTGCGCGTGCGCCGCAGGCCGGAAAACGCCGCTTCGGGAAAGGAGCGCGCGGAAACCTCCGGCAACGGACCGTCGCTTGCGGAGTTGCGCCGCACGAGTCGTTTTTACGCGCTGTTCGCGATTGTGTTCGTGCTTGGCTGGCTGTGCAATCCTGTCTATACGATCGCTCCCGCGCATCTCGTGGATCGCGGTTTCGATCCCGTCTTTGCCGGACAGATGACGGGGCTGATGTTCATCGTGCTGGGCGCGGCCAAGATCCTCTGGGGCGCGCTGTACGACCGCTTCGGGCTTCGGCCTGTGTTCCTGACGAGCTGCGCGTGCGGCGTCGCCGCGCTGCTGATGCTTTCCCGCGCCTCGGGCGAGCTTTCCGCCGTCGCGTTTGCCGTGCTGCTGGGCTTTGCCATGCCGGTGGAAACCATTATTGTGCCGCTGCTGGTGATGAATCTTCTGGGGACTCGGGCGTACACGGCTATGATCGGCGTTTTCTTCGCGCTCATGTCCGCCGGCATCGCCGTCGGCAACCCGCTGATCAACTTCGGTTACGGCCTCGCCGGCAGTTACTCGCCCGTGCTGGTTCTCTACGCCGGGCTCTTTGCGCTCTGCGCCGCTCTGTATCTGTGGTGCGAACGCGAGGCGAAACGTTTTGGAAAGAGAGCCCGTTGA
- a CDS encoding proton-conducting transporter transmembrane domain-containing protein codes for MKLMNHLPALALALPLLAAFATPLFAALSAKARNRWVACVSALVTLVVFALLHRVLVQGTQIYVMGASSWNISLPSGFTLPVRIILEVDAFNALAACAAALAQLAGTIYGLKFVKKFTGLEFYSALFLLLTAGTMGMILTGDLFNFFVFLEISSVASFGLIAFWRDRPESVEASYKYMLVSQLAAQLVLVGLAFIYGRYGVLNMAAFSRAVQPDLISKVVLVFILVALGMKCGAFPMHMWMPDSYAEAPASVTVMLVATSQASLVVLCRFCFSLYGTAIGSAAVPWALIVMGCLSMFGGVSMAVVQHEVKRLMGYHSVSQVGYMLTAFGVGLLALGDATAMNDYGLAAVSGGLYHMINYILYKGLLFLCAGALYYVVGSRDLDKMGGLARRMPVTSVLFLVAAAAISGLPPFNGFVSKWMIYESVYAVHPFLMVVALVSSVLTLASFVKVYQTAFLGPERSQFAAVREVPKSMIAGMVVLAAAILVLSLFPSWTVNTLVRPAAEALVDKASYGAAVMGGAL; via the coding sequence ATGAAGCTGATGAATCATCTTCCGGCGCTGGCGCTGGCCCTGCCTCTGCTGGCCGCTTTTGCGACGCCGCTTTTCGCCGCGTTGAGCGCCAAGGCTCGCAACCGTTGGGTGGCGTGCGTCTCCGCGCTGGTGACGCTGGTCGTCTTCGCGCTGCTGCATCGCGTGCTCGTCCAGGGCACGCAGATCTACGTGATGGGAGCGTCTTCGTGGAACATCTCGTTGCCTTCGGGATTTACCCTTCCTGTGCGCATCATTCTCGAAGTCGACGCGTTCAACGCGCTGGCGGCCTGCGCGGCGGCGCTGGCGCAGCTGGCGGGCACGATCTACGGCCTGAAATTCGTGAAGAAATTCACCGGGCTCGAGTTTTACAGCGCGCTGTTTCTGCTGTTGACGGCCGGCACGATGGGCATGATTCTGACCGGCGACCTGTTCAACTTTTTCGTGTTTCTCGAGATCAGTTCGGTGGCGTCCTTCGGTCTGATCGCTTTCTGGCGCGACCGTCCCGAGTCGGTCGAGGCTTCCTACAAGTATATGCTGGTGTCGCAGCTGGCGGCCCAGCTGGTGCTGGTCGGGCTGGCGTTCATCTACGGGCGTTACGGCGTGCTCAACATGGCCGCTTTCAGCCGCGCCGTGCAGCCCGACCTGATCAGCAAAGTGGTGCTGGTCTTCATTCTCGTCGCGCTGGGCATGAAGTGCGGTGCGTTCCCGATGCACATGTGGATGCCCGATTCCTACGCCGAGGCCCCCGCTTCCGTGACGGTGATGCTGGTGGCGACCAGCCAGGCTTCGCTCGTGGTGCTCTGCCGTTTCTGCTTCTCGCTGTACGGCACGGCGATCGGTTCGGCGGCGGTGCCCTGGGCGCTGATCGTCATGGGCTGCCTGTCCATGTTCGGCGGCGTGTCCATGGCGGTGGTGCAGCACGAAGTGAAGCGCCTGATGGGCTATCACTCGGTGTCGCAGGTGGGCTATATGCTTACGGCGTTCGGCGTCGGTCTGCTGGCTTTGGGCGACGCGACGGCCATGAACGATTACGGTCTGGCGGCGGTATCCGGCGGACTTTATCACATGATCAACTACATTCTTTACAAGGGTTTGCTGTTCCTCTGCGCCGGCGCTCTGTATTACGTCGTGGGCAGCCGCGATCTCGACAAGATGGGCGGCCTGGCGCGGCGCATGCCGGTCACGAGCGTGCTGTTCCTGGTCGCCGCGGCGGCCATTTCCGGCCTGCCTCCTTTCAACGGCTTCGTCTCCAAGTGGATGATCTACGAGAGCGTCTACGCGGTCCATCCGTTCCTGATGGTGGTGGCTTTGGTCTCGTCGGTGCTGACGCTGGCTTCGTTCGTCAAAGTCTATCAGACGGCGTTCCTCGGGCCCGAGCGTTCTCAGTTCGCGGCGGTCCGCGAGGTGCCGAAGTCGATGATCGCCGGCATGGTGGTGCTGGCGGCGGCGATTCTCGTGCTTTCGCTGTTCCCCTCGTGGACGGTGAACACGCTGGTGCGCCCCGCGGCGGAGGCTCTGGTGGACAAGGCCTCCTACGGAGCGGCAGTGATGGGAGGTGCTTTGTGA
- a CDS encoding respiratory chain complex I subunit 1 family protein, whose amino-acid sequence MLIVRIILALLLSLFVVLFALYFQALDRIGHARMQRRLGPPLLQGFYDFFKLLGKENITPRRAVGWIFNGAPVLALAAGLMIFLYIPMGSVPAVLSGRGDMITVLYLITLSSISLAMAAFASGSPIATIGAQREIVLMMSFEIPTAIIVSSIAWLASRVGVPGAPFALSTYNVSSPWSMVGWSGFIGLLCFLFSALMITPGESGTGLMDIAEAKTEILEGMTVEFSGVNLALVNLSITVRSLAFSALMVALFFPGSLFAGSLPKAVGYVVDFFWFWLKVLAAALVGVTYLRSVFGRLKIWQAARFYWGYVGLLSLAGMILITVEIMLH is encoded by the coding sequence ATGCTGATTGTGAGAATCATCCTCGCGCTTTTGCTGTCGCTCTTTGTCGTCCTCTTCGCGCTGTATTTTCAGGCGCTGGACCGCATCGGTCACGCCCGCATGCAGCGTCGTCTCGGGCCGCCCCTCCTGCAGGGATTTTACGATTTCTTCAAGCTGCTCGGCAAGGAGAACATCACGCCGCGCCGCGCGGTGGGCTGGATTTTCAACGGTGCGCCGGTGCTTGCGCTGGCGGCGGGACTGATGATCTTCCTGTACATCCCCATGGGCTCGGTGCCGGCGGTGCTTTCCGGCCGCGGCGACATGATCACCGTGCTGTACCTGATCACGCTGTCGAGCATCAGTCTGGCCATGGCGGCCTTCGCTTCCGGTTCGCCGATCGCCACGATCGGCGCTCAGCGCGAGATCGTGCTGATGATGAGCTTCGAGATCCCCACGGCGATCATCGTCTCCTCGATCGCGTGGCTGGCCAGCCGGGTCGGCGTGCCGGGCGCGCCCTTTGCGCTGTCGACGTACAACGTCAGCAGCCCGTGGAGCATGGTGGGCTGGAGCGGCTTCATCGGCCTGCTCTGCTTCCTTTTCTCGGCGCTGATGATCACTCCGGGCGAAAGCGGCACGGGGCTGATGGACATTGCCGAGGCCAAGACGGAGATCCTCGAGGGCATGACGGTGGAGTTCAGCGGCGTCAACCTGGCGCTGGTCAATCTGTCGATCACCGTGCGCTCGCTGGCCTTTTCGGCGCTGATGGTGGCTCTGTTCTTTCCTGGATCTCTGTTCGCCGGCAGTCTGCCCAAAGCCGTGGGCTATGTCGTGGATTTCTTCTGGTTCTGGCTGAAAGTGTTGGCCGCGGCACTGGTCGGCGTCACGTATCTGCGCAGCGTCTTCGGACGGCTCAAGATCTGGCAGGCCGCGCGTTTCTACTGGGGGTACGTGGGACTGCTGTCCCTCGCCGGCATGATCCTGATCACCGTCGAGATCATGCTTCATTAA
- a CDS encoding hydrogenase, with translation MFGSIFSGAGFWDAGAWILAFLFVGGAALFIRRMGCSDYKKGTDQDEIYYSGNVVPDAEVFTVPASSSYWGFREALKGYYSHLTALHRGIATEYVGWFVFTAALILTFVLV, from the coding sequence ATGTTCGGCAGCATTTTCTCCGGCGCCGGCTTCTGGGATGCGGGCGCGTGGATCCTGGCGTTCCTCTTCGTGGGAGGAGCGGCGCTTTTCATCCGCCGGATGGGGTGCAGCGATTACAAAAAAGGGACCGACCAGGACGAAATTTACTATTCGGGCAACGTCGTTCCCGACGCGGAGGTCTTTACGGTTCCGGCCAGCTCATCCTACTGGGGATTCCGCGAAGCGCTGAAGGGCTATTATTCCCACCTGACGGCGCTGCATCGCGGCATCGCTACGGAATACGTGGGCTGGTTCGTGTTCACGGCCGCTCTGATTCTCACGTTTGTGCTCGTTTAG
- a CDS encoding MnhB domain-containing protein: MKSRSMRPLSVIARTACDMYAWFMVAFGAYVIVHGDITPGGGFQGGAICATFLALMLVTQGSTYVSAWLNENFYKACLFLGLFMFIGFGLMGLGWAMDGTMMLNWAAVAHDQLAAVKPWWPPSGTVALMDIAVGIEVAGGLSLILMTMFRAIRLGTVQEDGMGKETGHDQR, from the coding sequence ATGAAGAGCAGGAGCATGCGTCCGCTTTCCGTGATCGCGCGCACGGCCTGCGACATGTACGCGTGGTTCATGGTGGCTTTCGGCGCCTATGTGATCGTCCATGGCGACATCACGCCCGGCGGCGGCTTTCAGGGCGGTGCGATCTGCGCGACGTTCCTGGCGCTGATGCTGGTCACTCAGGGCAGCACCTACGTCTCGGCGTGGTTGAACGAGAATTTTTACAAAGCCTGCCTGTTTCTGGGGCTGTTCATGTTCATCGGTTTCGGCCTGATGGGGTTGGGCTGGGCGATGGACGGCACGATGATGCTGAACTGGGCTGCGGTGGCTCACGACCAACTGGCGGCGGTGAAGCCCTGGTGGCCGCCTTCCGGCACGGTGGCGCTGATGGATATCGCCGTCGGCATCGAAGTCGCCGGCGGACTGAGCCTGATTCTGATGACGATGTTCCGGGCCATTCGACTGGGCACGGTTCAGGAGGACGGCATGGGAAAGGAGACTGGTCATGATCAGCGCTAA
- the mgtE gene encoding magnesium transporter, producing MSARMGYSSRLKALLQQGRLDEARLMIRGMAPEVLEEELLRLPPRSALALCSILKPPRLAVLIEGLSRREKQKLLSSASIPELRGLFLSLPERLLPELLNALPSRQKHPLLEKLPKNLQKLLQPKKEWPEDSVGYIMSGNGVVLSPRDTVAEALDKIRRDAPGKDLVYHCFVIDGERFAGTAALEDLVLAVPEVKVAQLTEEDCHAVPPEMDRAEAARVMSRYDVQVLPVVKDGRLLGALPFDDVLDVMEDENTELFHHAGGLYGDNDEGSLWGEALRRFPCLLLCLVTGILTTGIMENYEEMLSQVLALSFFVPLLIDTGGNVGAQISVLIIRSMGLGRLENNVLGRVLLRELLTALLLGGAMALLAAGRSLFIGAGGQVTFVVAMAMVCVVVASDLLGALMPFVVKRLGFDPALISGPLLATIVDVLGLALYFAVASAVLP from the coding sequence ATGTCCGCCCGCATGGGATACAGTTCTCGTCTGAAGGCGCTGCTGCAGCAAGGGCGCCTGGACGAAGCCCGGCTGATGATCCGGGGTATGGCGCCGGAAGTGCTGGAGGAAGAGTTGCTGCGCCTGCCGCCGCGGAGCGCCCTGGCGCTGTGCAGCATTTTGAAGCCGCCCCGTCTGGCCGTGCTGATCGAAGGTCTGTCGCGCCGCGAAAAGCAGAAACTGCTGAGCAGCGCTTCGATCCCCGAGCTGCGCGGGCTGTTCCTGTCGCTGCCGGAGCGCCTGCTGCCGGAGCTGCTGAACGCCCTGCCCTCGCGCCAAAAGCATCCGCTGCTGGAAAAGCTGCCGAAGAACCTCCAGAAGCTTTTGCAGCCCAAAAAGGAGTGGCCGGAAGATTCCGTCGGCTACATCATGAGCGGCAACGGCGTGGTCCTGTCGCCGCGGGACACGGTCGCCGAAGCGCTGGACAAGATCCGGCGCGACGCGCCCGGCAAGGATCTGGTCTACCACTGTTTCGTCATCGACGGCGAACGCTTCGCCGGCACGGCGGCGCTGGAAGATCTCGTCCTCGCCGTGCCGGAAGTGAAGGTTGCGCAGCTCACGGAGGAGGACTGCCACGCCGTGCCGCCGGAGATGGACCGAGCCGAGGCGGCGCGCGTCATGTCGCGCTACGACGTGCAGGTGCTGCCGGTCGTGAAGGACGGGCGGCTTCTCGGCGCGCTGCCCTTCGACGACGTGCTCGACGTCATGGAGGACGAAAATACGGAGCTGTTCCACCACGCCGGCGGGCTTTACGGCGACAACGACGAGGGCAGCCTGTGGGGCGAAGCGCTGCGGCGCTTTCCGTGCCTGCTGCTCTGTCTGGTAACGGGCATCCTCACCACGGGCATCATGGAAAATTACGAGGAAATGCTCTCGCAGGTGCTGGCGCTTTCGTTCTTCGTGCCGCTGCTGATCGATACGGGCGGCAACGTAGGCGCGCAGATCTCGGTGCTGATCATCCGCTCCATGGGGTTGGGACGGCTGGAGAACAATGTGCTGGGGCGGGTGCTGCTGCGCGAATTGCTCACGGCCCTGCTGCTGGGCGGCGCCATGGCGCTGCTGGCCGCGGGGCGGTCGCTTTTCATCGGCGCGGGGGGACAGGTCACGTTCGTGGTCGCCATGGCGATGGTCTGCGTGGTCGTCGCCTCCGACCTGCTTGGCGCGCTCATGCCCTTCGTCGTCAAGCGCCTCGGCTTCGACCCGGCGCTGATCTCCGGGCCGCTGCTGGCCACGATCGTCGACGTGCTCGGTCTGGCGCTGTACTTTGCCGTGGCCAGCGCGGTGCTGCCGTAG
- a CDS encoding NADH-quinone oxidoreductase subunit C, whose amino-acid sequence MDMLASAQSKKYPTSMEIYVDKNVNYKTPQEALEFLQGRFGDAVTETELREYKEGVCQYSRWHLLLTVRRERFLDLVDALGELDFPHFHVTSGNDDGDTIRQIYHFSLFRREERGKELTVTVTVRVPKTDPVMPSLHGRNPGVGFSEREMNEMLGVAHDGQPNTDLVFLPDGWDRAILPWRRDETGPEGKGVINELD is encoded by the coding sequence ATGGACATGCTGGCAAGCGCGCAATCGAAAAAATATCCCACGTCGATGGAAATCTACGTGGATAAAAATGTGAATTACAAAACGCCTCAGGAAGCGCTCGAGTTTCTTCAGGGCCGTTTCGGCGACGCCGTGACGGAAACGGAGCTGCGCGAATACAAAGAGGGAGTATGCCAGTATTCGCGCTGGCATCTGCTGCTTACCGTCAGGCGCGAGAGGTTCCTCGATCTCGTGGACGCTCTCGGCGAGCTGGACTTTCCCCATTTTCACGTGACCAGCGGCAACGACGACGGCGACACGATCCGGCAGATCTATCACTTCTCGCTGTTCCGCCGCGAGGAACGCGGCAAGGAACTGACGGTCACGGTCACGGTGCGCGTGCCCAAGACCGATCCGGTTATGCCGTCGCTGCACGGACGCAATCCCGGCGTCGGTTTCAGCGAGCGCGAGATGAACGAGATGCTCGGCGTCGCTCACGACGGACAGCCCAACACGGATCTCGTGTTCCTGCCCGACGGCTGGGACCGCGCGATCCTGCCCTGGCGCCGCGACGAGACCGGCCCCGAAGGCAAGGGCGTCATCAATGAGCTCGATTAG
- a CDS encoding hydrogenase large subunit: MTKTYKLPIGPAHVGLKEPVTAWLDIEGERIVDATVRPGAIHRGIEFMSRERNPVQVIFLAERICGICSFSHSIAYAKAVEDAAKVQVPVRGQYIRSLVLELERVHSHILWLSVACYSIGFDSAFHLGMALREKVMDVLEALTGNRVNYAVTAIGGVRWDVTPKVDRVVRDMIAYYRSEFHEYYDAVINDPVVKARLRDVGVLPTGDAVRLDALGPTSRGSGVRADVRESSPYDAYCDIPVKAIVPQDYFGEVHGDVLDRFLVRLLEVYQSLDLLESILEGLPEGPITAFPKPVAGLAKLKAAGGFGYGCIEAPRGDVTHVVELKAGDENVFMWKVRAPTYANAQAWPLMFIGNEIADAALIINSIDPCISCMERMVLTDRAANRQGVVTKDELLKMSREKTADLRRKMGQC; the protein is encoded by the coding sequence ATGACCAAAACCTATAAACTTCCCATCGGTCCCGCCCACGTGGGGCTCAAGGAACCTGTCACGGCGTGGCTCGACATCGAGGGCGAGCGTATCGTCGACGCGACGGTCCGCCCCGGCGCGATCCATCGCGGCATCGAGTTCATGAGCCGCGAGCGCAATCCCGTCCAGGTCATCTTTCTGGCCGAGCGGATCTGCGGCATCTGTTCGTTCAGTCATTCCATCGCGTACGCCAAGGCCGTGGAAGACGCCGCCAAAGTCCAGGTGCCCGTGCGCGGTCAGTACATCCGTTCGCTGGTGCTGGAACTGGAGCGCGTTCACTCCCACATCCTGTGGCTGAGCGTGGCCTGTTATTCGATCGGTTTCGACAGCGCCTTTCACCTCGGCATGGCCCTGCGCGAAAAGGTCATGGACGTTCTGGAAGCGCTCACCGGCAACCGCGTCAACTACGCCGTGACGGCCATCGGCGGCGTGCGCTGGGACGTGACGCCCAAGGTGGACCGCGTTGTGCGCGACATGATCGCTTATTACCGTAGCGAGTTCCACGAATATTACGACGCCGTGATCAACGATCCGGTGGTCAAGGCCCGTCTGCGCGACGTCGGCGTGCTCCCCACGGGCGACGCCGTGCGTCTGGACGCGCTCGGGCCGACGTCGCGCGGCAGCGGCGTGCGCGCCGACGTGCGCGAGTCGTCGCCCTACGACGCGTACTGCGACATTCCCGTCAAGGCGATCGTGCCTCAGGACTATTTCGGCGAAGTTCACGGCGACGTGCTCGACCGCTTCCTCGTGCGCCTGCTTGAGGTCTATCAGTCGCTCGATCTGCTCGAAAGCATCCTCGAGGGGTTGCCCGAAGGCCCGATCACGGCGTTTCCGAAGCCGGTCGCCGGGCTGGCCAAACTGAAGGCGGCCGGCGGCTTCGGCTACGGCTGCATCGAGGCGCCCCGCGGCGACGTCACGCACGTGGTGGAGCTGAAAGCCGGCGACGAGAATGTCTTCATGTGGAAGGTCCGCGCCCCCACCTACGCAAACGCCCAGGCCTGGCCGCTGATGTTCATCGGCAACGAGATCGCCGACGCGGCGCTGATCATCAACAGCATCGACCCGTGCATCTCCTGCATGGAGCGCATGGTGCTGACCGACCGCGCGGCGAACCGTCAGGGCGTCGTCACCAAGGACGAACTTTTGAAGATGAGCCGCGAGAAGACGGCTGACCTGAGGAGGAAGATGGGCCAATGCTGA
- a CDS encoding 4Fe-4S dicluster domain-containing protein, giving the protein MLNAMSLTVLRQFFMRCLTRPFPAMRMPDSMSGALQAAAEGKVALNPAVPRWGRFRGRLNYDRAKCIGCGMCTKVCPARAIVFDPDTEGQKPRKVMLHGDRCCFCAQCNDVCPVSALSMTTDFAFASSGDRKAGTLRKDTGKALRLPFQKEWLDPKPGEVEEFLPPELPEEVPAVSAEPPAPAAQPAAVEGK; this is encoded by the coding sequence ATGCTGAACGCCATGTCGCTGACGGTGCTCCGTCAGTTCTTTATGCGCTGCTTGACCCGTCCTTTCCCCGCCATGCGCATGCCCGATTCCATGAGCGGCGCGCTGCAGGCGGCGGCCGAGGGGAAAGTCGCTCTCAATCCTGCCGTGCCGCGCTGGGGACGCTTCCGCGGGCGTCTGAATTACGACCGCGCCAAGTGCATTGGCTGCGGCATGTGTACCAAAGTCTGTCCGGCGCGCGCCATCGTCTTCGATCCCGACACCGAAGGGCAGAAGCCCCGCAAGGTGATGCTGCACGGCGACCGCTGCTGCTTCTGCGCGCAGTGCAACGACGTCTGTCCCGTGTCGGCGCTGAGCATGACCACCGATTTTGCCTTTGCCAGCTCCGGCGACCGCAAAGCCGGCACGCTGCGAAAGGACACGGGAAAGGCGCTTCGTCTGCCGTTCCAGAAGGAGTGGCTCGACCCCAAACCGGGCGAAGTGGAGGAGTTCCTGCCGCCGGAACTGCCCGAAGAGGTTCCCGCGGTTTCCGCAGAACCTCCGGCGCCTGCCGCGCAGCCTGCTGCGGTCGAAGGGAAATAA
- a CDS encoding sodium:proton antiporter has translation MISANLPYFVVAVLFLIGLLGVLLETNMIKIGIAIDVMESAANMFLIVLGYREGGYIPVKFLMPAGTENFVLPTPQALTLTAIVIALATSALMLSLIVMLYRHYGTLDVREIRRLRG, from the coding sequence ATGATCAGCGCTAATCTGCCTTATTTCGTGGTGGCCGTGCTTTTCTTGATCGGCCTTCTCGGCGTTCTGCTGGAGACGAACATGATCAAGATCGGCATCGCCATCGACGTGATGGAATCGGCGGCCAATATGTTTTTGATCGTGCTGGGATACCGCGAGGGCGGCTATATCCCGGTCAAGTTCCTGATGCCGGCCGGCACGGAAAACTTCGTACTGCCCACGCCTCAGGCGCTGACGCTGACGGCCATCGTCATTGCGCTGGCGACGTCGGCGCTGATGCTGTCGCTGATCGTCATGCTGTACCGCCATTACGGCACGCTTGACGTGCGCGAGATCAGGAGGCTGAGAGGATGA
- a CDS encoding NADH-quinone oxidoreductase subunit B family protein, translating to MKLENYLQVLPKSLWVFTLNSGSCNGCDIEIVASLTPRYDIERLGLKLTGTPRHADVLLVTGPVTRFMEPKLRQIYAQIPDPKVVIAVGNCATSGDVFFKSYNLVGPVDRIVPVDVYVHGCAIRPEALIEGVAKAVTLLEAKRAELLNKSAVGEGA from the coding sequence ATGAAGCTGGAAAATTATCTTCAGGTCTTGCCCAAGTCGTTGTGGGTTTTTACGCTCAACAGCGGTTCCTGCAACGGCTGCGACATTGAAATCGTCGCCAGCCTGACGCCCCGTTACGACATCGAGCGTCTCGGGCTGAAGCTGACGGGCACGCCGCGCCATGCCGACGTCCTTCTGGTCACCGGCCCGGTGACGCGCTTCATGGAGCCGAAGCTGCGCCAGATCTACGCGCAGATCCCCGACCCCAAGGTGGTCATCGCCGTGGGCAACTGCGCCACGTCCGGCGACGTGTTCTTCAAATCCTACAATCTCGTCGGCCCCGTGGATCGGATCGTGCCCGTAGACGTGTACGTCCACGGCTGCGCCATCCGTCCCGAAGCGTTGATCGAGGGCGTGGCCAAGGCGGTCACGTTGTTGGAAGCCAAGCGGGCCGAGCTGCTGAACAAGAGCGCGGTGGGAGAGGGGGCGTAA